Part of the Methylovirgula sp. 4M-Z18 genome is shown below.
CACACACCCGCGCGGCCGTCGAGCAGGGCGCGAAGCGTTTCGGCCTGGCCGACCAGCCGTTCGTCACAGGCGGCGAGCGCCGCCAGGGCCTGCGCTTCCTGGCGGTAGCGTTGCATCATCCGGTCGTTTTCCGGCACGGGCTGCGCGCGAATCTGCCCCTCGAGGCTGCCAATGGTTTTGGACAGGCGCTCGAGGGCCTGGGCGCCGGACACCGCGCTCGCGTCGGGAAAAGGCTGGGCGCGCGTCGGCGGCGGCAGAAACTGGTGCCGGTACGCACTTTCCGCGCTCTCGACGCTGGCGCGCGCCTGGCCAAGCAGCCAGCCGACCTTGGCGCGGATCATTAGGTCGTCGGCGCGCAATTGATTTTCCGTGCGGTAGAAGTTGTAGCCCCAACCATAGAAGAGGTTGATCGCAAGCTGCTTCAGCGCGCCGGCGTCATAGAAGGCGGACGCGCTCATGACCCGCCTTTCGCCCCCGAAAGCCCGGCGTCGGGACCAAGCCCGATGGTGCCGATCGGTTGCGCGCCGATCGAGAACGGCAGGCCCGCCGCGGCGTTGGGTGCGGAGACCAGGCCCTTTTCCGCCATGCGCAAGGCGAGATAATAGCGCACGGCCTCGATGGGCGTGAGGCCGAGCGCCTGCAATGAGATCAGTTCGCGCATGCGCTCGTCCTTCGGCAGGATCAGCACTTTGAGATCGTTCAGCATAATGCCGTAGATCTTCAGGAAGTCGGCGAGATGCGCCTTCACCCCTTCGCGGATATCGTTGATGCGTTCGTTGATATGTTCCATTTTGGTGACTTGCACCACCTGGTTGATCGCCTGCTCGATGGCGGGGCCGGCATAGGCCGCGATTTCGTTCGTGTCGATCACATTGCCGTTGAAGGGCAGGTGCGTGATGAGGTCGAGCGCTGCCTCCTTCGTGTCGACATGGATGTAATAATCCACCTGATAGGCCATTTCCGCCATTTCGGCGCTGGTGGCGATGCCGGAATTGCGCACCAGGAGCTTGGCGCGGTTGATATAGATCACCTCGAAGACCCAGGGCGAGGTGCCACCGAAAAAGCCCTGCACGATCGAGCCGATCAGCGGCTTGTCGGGTGTCGTCAGCGCATATTGCCCGGTCTCATAGACGTTCAGCACCGCGCCGCGCGATTTCAGGACGCAGAAATGATTGCTCTCGACCGTCAGCAGCGATCCCGACACGATGCTGTCGTCGGCGATCTTGATCGCGACGCCGCGCGTTCCGAGCATATCGGTGCCGTCTCTCTGCAATGAGGTGATCACTTGCCGTGCGATAGCCATGCGACGTTTCCTTCTGTCCCGTGCACCGTTCTGCGGCGCCTCCGTCGCCCTCCATTAATTCGGATCAGCGGGCAAATGTCGAGAGAGGTAGCTCACTCATGGCTAATCCGCCGCACGCGACCTCAGGCCGCGTGCGGCGGGTCGCGCGCCGCTTCCGGTCCCGTCCGTTCAGTGCGCCCCGGCGGCGCCGGATCCGGACGCGACCTTCCGCGCGAACAGCACCACGATGGCGGCGAGCGCGAGCAGCATGCCGATCACGGCAAACGTGTCGCTGAAGCCCATGATCAGGGCCTGGCGCTTCACAGAACTGCCGAGCGCGACAATCGCCTGGTGGGTCGCGGCAGCCTGATCCGACACGCCATGGGCCATGAAATAGGCGGTCATCTGGTCGATGCGCTGGCGCACGATCTCATTCGTCAGGGTGATGGACTGGCCGATGATATTGGAATGGAATTGCTCGCGCTTGGTGAGCAGGGTTGCCAGCGTCGCGGTGCCGACCGCGCCGCCCAGGTTGCGCAGCATGTTCGAAAGGCCCGATGCCGCACCCGCGTCGCTCGGCGCGATGCCGGCGATCGTGACGGCGCTGACCGGGGCCAACACGACGGCCTGGCCGAGCGCGCGCACGATGTTCGGGATGAAGAACTGGTCTCCGGCCGAGTCGAGCGACAAGGTGGTATTCATGAAACAGCTCACGGCGAAGATGGCGATGCCGACGGCGGCGAGATAGCGCACGTCGAAGCGCTTCATCAGCATCGGCACCAGGGGGATGAGCACGAGTTGCGGCAGGCCGGTCCAGGCGAGCACTTTGCCGATGTCCTCGGCGTTGTAATGCTGCACCTGGCCGAGATATTGCGGCAGCACATAGACCGAGCCATAGAGCGCAAAGCCGACAAGGACATTGGCGATGATGCCGATGGCGAAGTTGCGCTGTTTCATCAGCCGCAGATTGACCAAAGGTTTCGCCACGCGCAATTCGATCGCGATGAAGGCGCTGAGAAAGACGGCGGCGATGATCGCAAGCCGTAGGATGAAGGGCGAGGCGAACCAATCGTCCTTGTTGCCTTCCTCCAGCACGGTCTGCAGGGCGGCGAGGCCGACAGCCATTGTCGCGATGCCGAGCCAATCGCCGTCGCGCAGCCGGTCAAGGCGCATCGGCTCGCGGTCAAGTGTCAACCACAGCGCCGTCACCATCGCGATGCTGGGCACCGTATTGATGAAGAAAATGGTCTGCCAGCCGTAATTTTCGGTCATGAAGCCGCCGATCGTCGGGCCGATGGCCGGCGCGAATGTGGCTGACAGCGCGAAAATGGCGAGGCCGATCGGCTGCTGCGGTTTCGGCAGCTTGGTCAGGACCATGGTGAAGGCCATGGGAATGAGGACGCCGCCAGCAAAACCCTGCAGGCCGCGCAGCGCGATCATGGTCGGCAGATCGCGGGCGAAGGCGCAAGAGATCGAGAACAGCGCGAACAGGATCGCATTGACGAGCAGATACCGGCGAAACGAGAAGACCCGGCTCAAATAATCGCTGAGCGGGATGACGATGATTTCGCCGATGAGGTAGGAGGTCGAGATCCAGGCGCCATTGTCGACGCCCGTGCCGATGCCGCCTTCTATGTCGAGCAGCGAGGCATTGGTGATCTGAATATTCAACACCGCCATGAACGCGCCGATCATGCCGGCGAGAACCGCGATCCAATTTTTGAGGCTGGCGCCTTCGCTCTGTTGCGTGGACATGAGATGTCCTCCCTGAGGCGGCGGCTATTCCGCAGCCCGAAGCAGCAACTGGACCTGCGGCCTTAGTGGCCGCAGTCCTTATCGATGCTAAAGATCGTTCTGTTTGACGTTCGCCTGCACGGTCTTTGTCGCCGCGGAGGCTTTCGTGTCGATGCTCGGGATCACCGACATGCCGGGGCGCAAATCGGCCGCGCTGAGATCGTCCAGTGTGATCTTGACCGGGATGCGCTGCACCACTTTGGTGAAGTTGCCGGTCGCATTGTCCGGGGGCAGCAGAGCAAAGCTCTGGCCGCTCGCCGGCGAGAGGCTGTCGACACGGCCGTGATAGACGCGGTCGGGGAACATGTCGACGCGAATGTCGACCGGTTGGCCCGGGTGCACGTCGGTCAATTGCGTTTCTTTATAGTTGGCCTCGATATAGGCTGCAGAGACCGGCACCACCGACATCAATTGCGTACCGGCCTGCACATATTGTCCGGTGCGCAGGGTGCGGTTGCCGACGACGCCGTCAACCGGCGCGACGATATTGGTGTAGCTCAAGTTCAACTTGGCCTGGTCTTCGGCTGCTTGCGCGCGGGCGAGCGAGGCTTGCGCCTGGGCGAGTTCGGCCTTGAGCTGGTCGACCTGCTTGGTCGCCGAAGTCAGGGAGGCCTGGTCGCGCTCTACGCTGGCGTGGGCCGCCGCGACGCGCGAAACGGCCGACTGGGCATCGCGCACCGCGCCGATGCCGGCATTCGCCAGACCCGAATAGCGCTTGTCGTCCTGTTCGGCGAATGTCTCGTTGGCCGCATCGACCGCCACCGTGGCTTTGGCCGAATCGATCACGGAAGCTTGCGTCTCCAGCGCGGCTTGCTTGCTGGCGATGGCGGCCTTGGCGGCGGCGACATCGGCTTCGGCCTGCTGCAGCGCGACTTTATAGTCGCGATCGTCGATCCGGGCGAGAACCGCGCCGGCCTTCACCGGCTCGTTGTCGCCGACCAGAACCTGCGCGATATAGCCAGGCACTTTCGGGGCGATCGTGGTCGTGTCGGCCTGCACATAGGCGTCGTCGGTCTCGATCTGGAAGCGGCCGACCGTCCAATAGTCGCGGGCGTAAACACCGGCGGCGGCAAGCGCGCCCAAACCGACGCACACCAAGAGCAGCCGGCGCAGAACGTGCTTTTTTGCCGCCGGTGCAGCGGCGTGAGCCGCGGCCGGCAGGACGGGCGATTTGCTTTCCGTCAAAGCGCTGCCGAGCGCCTCTGTTGCAGAGATGGCGCGATCGATCTCCAGGGAACCAGGATGCCGGGTCATTTTCATACTCCCCAGGGACGATTTTCGGCGTTGCCCTGAAATAGGAAACTTGATGTTTTCCAAAATATCGCGTAAAGTGATGTTGTCAAGAGGGGAGTTCAGAAAATGATGACGCTGGCCGACACAAGGGAAAAACGGTCGCGCGGACGTCCCCAGGTCCGCTCCGATCACGATACCCGCCACCTCATCGCCGACGCGGCGCGGGCCGAGTTCATGGCGCAGGGCTATGCCAGAACCAGTATGGACAATGTGGCGAAAAGCGCCGGCATTTCGAAAAAGACCCTTTACCGCCTGGTGCCGACCAAGGCCGATCTGTTTCAGATTTCGGTCGTGGACCGCATCGAGCAATTCATGCTGGCGGCGGATTCAGAAGGAACGAAGGGGCAGGATGTCGCGGCCGGGCTTGAGCGCATCATGATCGAGTTCGGCATGCTGACCCTATCCAGCGACACGATCGCCATTTTGAAGCTGGTGATCGCCGAAAGCGACCGATTCCCCGAACTCGCGACCAGTTTCTATGCGTTGGCCATCGACAGGACCTACGAGGCGGTGGAGCGCTACTTGCGCAAAAATTGCGAACTCGGTTCGATCCGGCTCGACGACCCGCACGAGGCGGCGGGGATGCTGCGCGGCATGATGGTGATGGAGCCGCAGCGCGCCGCCATGCTGCGGCACGCGCCGGCGCCGACGAGGGAGGAAATCATCGCCCGCGCGCGCCGGTGCGTTCAGGTTTTTTTGCAGGGGTGTGCGAAGGAAGAAGATTAGCTCGCGCATTCTCGCGTCGCGAGATTCGACGTGGCCGCGAAGCGCGTGCGCTTTGCCTCAAACCGCCGGGTGGCCGGATTAGTTCTTACTTGTTAGCTGCCGGCCCCTTCATGCGCCGGCACCGGCAGTGTAAATTCGATCGTCGCAGCTTCTAACGGCAGCGTGCCGAAGCTCGGGGAATGGGGCGCGACAAAGGCTGCCGGGGCGCTCTTGCCATCACTGGAAGCTGTGAACGTTTCTTGGGAGGCGATGATGAGTCATGTTCTCGGCACGATGAGACTTACCTCAGGCCTGGGCGCCTGCGCGCTTGCATTCGTGATGTGGATTGCGGCTTCGGTGGGCGCCATGGCGCAGAGCCCGCCGTCCGCCGAGGCGCGGCTGAAGGAACTCGGTATCACGCTGCCGGTCGTGCCGCCTCCGGTCGCCAATTATGTCGATGCGGTCAGGGTCGGCAATCTGTTGTTCCTTTCGGGCAACACGGCCGGCGCCGACTGGAAGTACAAAGGAAAAGTGGGCAAGGACCTCTCCGTGCAAGAAGGGTATGACACGGCACACCAGGTTGCATTGGTCATGCTGGCGAAAGTGCGTGTCGCGCTCGGCAGCCTCGATCGCGTGAAACGCGTGGTCAAGGTCTTCGGCATGGTGAACTCGGCCGAAGGGTTTGGCGATCAGCCGAAGGTCATCAACGGGTTTTCCGATTTGATGGTGGATGTCTTCGGTGATGCGGGCAGGCACGCGCGCTCGGCCGTCGGCATGGCCGGACTTCCGTTCAACAGTGCCGTGGAGGTCGAGATGATCGTCGAAGTGGGCGAGTGATAGAGCGGAGCGGAAGCCGACACCCGGCGGGCGCCGCCGGGACGCCTATTGACACTTCACCTTAAATCATGCTTCTGGAGGCCCACTTCCTTTGCTTTTCGGGCAGACGATGCGTTTTGTCATGACGACCAAACCGACGGCTAAAAAGGCGACGCCCAAAACGGGCGGCACGCTGCGCTGACGTTTGTCCTCATGTCCGGGCCCTCCTCCGGTGGATGAGAGGGCAAAATCCTTAAAGGATATCAGGCCTTAAGGATCGGACCGCCGGGGGAGACCAGGGGCTCTCGCCTCGTATTGAAGGACTTCACATCATGGGTTTTAAGGTCGCAATTGCCGGCGCCACTGGGAACGTGGGCCGTGAAATGCTGGATATCCTGGCCGAGCGCCGGTTTCCGGTCAGCGAAGTGGTGCCGCTCGCCTCCTCGCGCTCTCTGGGCACGGAAGTGTCCTTCGGCGACAAGACGCTCAAGTGCAAAGTTCTCGAAAATTACGACTTTTCCGATACCGACATCTGCCTGATGTCGGCGGGCGGAGAAGTTTCGAAGCAGTTCTCGCCCAAGATCGGCGCGCAGGGCTGCGTCGTCATCGATAATTCCTCGGCCTGGCGCTATGACGCCGACGTGCCGCTGATCGTGCCGGAAGTGAATGCTGATGCGGTCGCCGGCTTCACCAAGAAGAACATCATCGCCAATCCGAATTGCTCGACCGCGCAACTCGTCGTGGCGCTGAAGCCGCTGCACGATGTCGCCAAGATCAAGCGCGTCGTGGTTTCGACCTATCAATCGGTGTCGGGCGCCGGCAAGGAAGGCATGGACGAATTGTTCGCCCAGACCCGCGCCGTCTTCGTCTCCGACACGGTCGAGACCAAGAAGTTCACCAAGCGCATCGCCTTCAACGTCATTCCGCACATCGACGTGTTCATGGAAGACGGGTACACGAAGGAAGAGTGGAAGATGATGGCGGAGACCAAGAAGATCTTGGATCCCAAGATCAAGCTGACCGCCACCTGCGTGCGCGTGCCGGTGTTCATCGGCCATTCCGAAGCGGTGAATGTGGAATTCGAAAATCCGATCACCGCCGACGAGGCGCGCGACATCCTGCGCGAGGCGCCCGGCTGTCTCGTCATCGACAAGCGCGAAAACGGCGGCTACATCACGCCGCATGAATCGGCCGGCGAGGACGCGACCTATATTTCCCGCATCCGCGAGGACGCGACCGTCGAGAACGGCCTCAGCTTCTGGTGCGTGTCGGACAATCTGCGCAAGGGCGCGGCGCTGAACGCGGTGCAGATCGCCGAAGTGCTGCTCAACCGCCGCCTGATCGCGCCGAAGCAGAAGGCAGCATAAGCGCGGCTTCACTGCGATAGGTAAGAGAGGCGGCGGCGCGAGCTCGCCGCCTTTTTCATGCCCGTGTCTTCTCGGGACTCGGCAACGCCACGGCCAATATCATGCACATCAGCGCACCAACCGCCGCCGCCTGGAAACCATCGATATAGGAGAGCACCGCCGCCTGTTTGGCGATCGCCTGGGCGAGCAGGCCGGTTGCGCGTTCCGTCGTGACGACGAGATCGGCGGTGTGGGTCGCGAGCGCGGCGCGATAGGCGGCCAGGCGGTCGGCGGTGAGGCTCGCGAGCCCGTCGACATGCAGGCCGATCAGGTTGGAATGCACCTGCTCGCGCACCCGCACGAAGGTCTGCATAAAGGCGGTACCGATTTCGCCGCCAAACATGCGGCTCACCTGCAGCAATGTGCCGATGGTCAGCGCGTCGGCCGGGCTGATCGCCTGAACGGCGAGCCAGACGAGCGCGGTGAGCGCGAAAGATTGGCCGATGGCCTGGATGATCTGCGAGGTCAGGAAATCATTCGTCGCCCAGGCGCTGGTCAGTTGCGTCGCCATCAGGCAGGCGGTGCCGACCATCGCGGTCCCGAAACATAGGATCCAGCGGCCGCTGACCCGGCTCAGCAAATAGCCAAGCGGCAGGACGATCACCAATTGCGGCAAGGCGATCCACAGCAGGACGGAACCGACCTGCAATTCGCGGAAATTCTGCACACTCTGCAGGTAGTTCGGGATGATATAGGCGGTCGAGAGGATGATGAAGCGAAAGCCTGCGAGAATGATCAAGATGAACACGAGATCATGCTGCAGCAGCAGCCGCAGGTTGAGGAACGGCCTGTGCGTCACCCACAATTCGCGAACGACGAAGGCGAGCGTGACGAGGCCGCCCGACAGCAGGAGGCCGCTCACCAGGCCATTATTGGTCCAATCGAGCCGATTGCCCTGGTCGAGGCCGGCGTAAAGCAGGCTGAAGCCAAGGCCGGCATAGACGATGCCCGGCCAGTCGAGCTGCGCGCGCAATTCGGTTTTGATGTCCTCGCGCGGAATGCCGTACCACACGCAAGCGAACATCAGCGGCATCATGAGGCAATATTGCCAGTCGATCCAGCGCCAGGAGAGGTGGTCGGAATACCAGCCTTCGAGCGAGGCCGCGACATTCTGCGACAATTCGGAATTCATCGCATAGACGGCAATGCCGTAAGCGATCAGCCGGGTCGGCAGGCTGCGGGCGATGAAGCTGATGGTCAGCGGGATGAACGTGCCCGACCCGACGCCGCAGAGAAATTGGGCAACGAGAAACGCGCTGAGATTGGGCGAGAGCGGCGCCAGCAGGCTGGCGGTGAAGAAGAGCAGAATGCCCTGTAGCAGAACGCGCCGCACGCCGAAAATCGCGCCGAGATAGGGGCAGGCGACACCGATCAGCATCTGGCCGATGCCGAAGCTCGTGGTCATCCAGGCGCCTTCGTCGAAGCTGAAATGCAGGCCGCCGCGCAAATCGGCAATGCCGAAGCTGGTGACGCGGCTGCCCAGCGTCGACATGATCGCGCCGAACAGGACGCCCAGAATGCCGATATAGGGGCGCAATGTGTCGGCGCTGAGCCGCGGATGCGCCTCGGCGACGCCATGTAGCGCCGCGCCGGCGGACGAGATGGGCGCGAGCGGGCGGATCATGGCTTGGCCGCAGCGGCGCCGTCATCCGGTCCGGTGCTGGTGTCGATGGTCGCCTCGACCGAGAGGCCCGGGCGCACCAGCGTGCCCAGTGCCGGATGGGGGTCGAGCACGACCTTCACCGGCACGCGCTGCACGACTTTGGTGAAATTGCCGGTCGAATTGTCGGCGGGCAGCAGGGCGAAAGTGCTGCCCGTTGCCGGCGACCAGCTTTCGACATGACCGGTGAGCGCGAGATCGGGATAGGCGTCGACCGTGATCCGCGCGTTTTGCCCCGGCCGCATATGGGTGATCTGGGTCTCCTTGTAATTGGCGATCACCCAGATATTGGGCAGCGGCACCACGGCGATCACCTGGGTGCCGACGTTGACGAACTGCCCCGGCCGCACCTGCCTTTGGCCGACGGTGCCGTCGACCGGCGCAACGATGCGCGTATAGTTCAGATTGTTGGTGGCCAGCGTCACTTGCGCCTGCGCCGCCTCGATCTGGGCCTCGATCTCCTTTTGCTGGGTGTCGAGACTGGCGAGCAGGGCCTTTTGCTGGTCGAGCTGTGCTTCGTTCAGGCTCTTTTGGGCGAGCGAGCGCTTGGCATTGGCATCGGCCTGTTCGACCGATTGCTGCGTGCCGGCGACCCCGGTCTTGAGCAGGTTGTGCTGCCGCTCGTCCTCGAGCTCATAGCGCTGCACATCGGCCTCGACTGCCTGGATATTGGCGCTGGCCTGGCGGATCAGCGCGTTTTGCACCAATTTCTGGTTGGCAAGATTGGCAAGGCTCGCTTGCGCGGCGGCAAGATTGGCCTCAGCCAGCGCAAGTTGCGCCTTGTAATCGGACGGGTCGATTTCGGCGATCAAATCGCCTTTGTGCACGGTCTGGTAATCCTGCACCGCCACGCTGGCGATATAGCCGGACACGCGGGCCGACAGCGGCGTCACGTCGCCGGTGACGTAGGAATCGTCGGTGGATTCGAGCCGCGCCGCGCCGGTCCAGCGGTTCCAATGCCCGGCAGTATACCAGGCGAGCCAGGCGGCGAGCACCACGAAGGCAACCCGCAACAGCGCGAAAATCCAGCGCGATCCGCGTTTGCGCGATGTCGCTGCCTGCGGCGTTTGCGTGTCCGTACGATCGACCATCCTCTGCCCCGCCCTGCATATGTTGGTAAAATGATGTTAAGCCAAAGGCGCCTTGCAAGTCCACGCAGGCCCGCGCGTGGAAGGATTGCGCATCGGCGACATGAAATATTTAGATTTATGCCGATAATTTGGACATCATGTTAGCAGCCCTCGCATCAGGTGCCATTCCGCCCGTGTCATCGTTCGATCTTGCCCACGACCCAGAACCCAGCCGGCCGGCCACTCTGTCGGTCGCCGATGTGCGGGCCACTTTGGCGGGACGGACGATTTTGCAGATCATTCCAGCGCTCGACGCCGGCGGCGCCGAGCGCACCACGGTCGATATGGCGGCGGCCCTCGCCGAAGTCGGCGCCCGGGCACTGGTCGCCAGCACTGGCGGACGGCTCGTGAGCGAATTGCAGGCCAAGGGCGGAACCTGGTTGCCGTTTCCGGCCAAATCGAAAAATCCGATCGCCATGGCGCTCAACGTGCGCAAATTGATGCATCTTATCCGGCAGGAGGGCGTCGATATCCTGCATGCCCGGTCGCGTGCGCCGGCCTGGGTCGCGCTCGGCGCGGTGCGGCGCACCGGCACGCCCTTCGTGACCACCTATCATGGCGCTTATTCCGGCAAATCGAGCCTGAAATTACGGTATAATTCCGTCATGGCGCGCGGCGATGCGGTCATCGCCAATTCCGCCTATACGGCGAGCCTGATCGCCCGGAACTATCCGCAAGCGGCGGCGCGCACCGTCATCATCCATCGCGGCACGGATTTCCGCGCTTTCCGCCCGACGGCGGTCGATCCGCAGCGGGTGGCGAACCTGCGCAAGGCCTGGGGCGCGGAGGGCGAGCGCATCGTGCTGTTGCCGGGCCGACTCACGGGCTGGAAAGGCCAGCGCGTCCTGATCGCCGCCGCCGAACAATTGATGCGCCAAGGCTTGAGCGGGGTACATTTCATCCTCGCCGGCGACGAGCAGGGCCGCACGGGCTATGCCAAGGAACTCGACCAGCTCATCGCCAAGGGCGGGCTGACCGGCATCGTCAAAAGGATCGGCCATTGCGCCGATATGCCCGCCGCCTATATGGCCGCCGCCGTGGTCGTGGTGCCGTCCACCGAGCCGGAAGCCTTCGGGCGGACCTCGGCCGAGGCGCAGGCCATGGGCGTGCCCGTGGTCGTGTCCGACCTCGGCGCCATGCCCGAAACCGTCCTGGCGCCGCCGGAAGTGCCAGACGAACAGCGCACCGGCTGGCGGGTGCCGCCGGGCGATGCAACCGCTTTGGCCGAGGCCATCCAGAGGGCCCTCGGTCTCGGAGCGTCCATGCGCGAGGCGATGGCCTATCGCGCCCGCATCCATGTGGAATCCCTGTTCTCGCTCGAGCAGATGTGCGCCTCGACCCTCGAGGTCTACGCCCGATTGTTACAAAATAAGTCAAAATAATTGATCGGGTACGGCAACGGTTCAGAAAGAGTCGTTTAGAAATTGGCGGTAAGTTGAGATGCGCTGCATAAACGGCGCATTGCGGTCCGCTTTTGCATGTTGAACCCGATGTCGTCACAGTCCGCACCCGATGCCTTTCCGACCGTCGCCCCTTCCGAGGAACTGGGCGGGCGATTTACGCGCGAGGCCGATTGGCTGCGGCACCAGCTCGTGCGGCTGCGCCTGTTCATCCGCAATCACGAACTCGGCCTGACCCTGCTCGCCGCCGTCATCGGGCTCTGCGCCGGCGTGATCGTCAGCATCGTCACCGGCATCACCCATTTCATGCATTTTGCTCTGTTCAATGCCCGCAGCTTCACCGGGGTGAGCGGTATGCCGGGAATCAGCCCGATCGCGACGGTCGGCGGGCCGGTGCTCGGGGGCATCTGCGCCGGCGTCAGCATCAAGCTCTATCAGAAATGGCGCGACCGCGTGCCGGTCGACCCGATCGAAGCCAATGCCCTACACGGCGGCCGCATGTCGCTCGCCGAAAGCGCGGCGCTGGTTGGCCAGAACATCATTTCCAACGGCTTCGGCATGTCGGTCGGCCTGGAGGCTGGCTACACCCAGATCGGTTCCGGCGTCGCCTCGTGGCTCGGGCGCTACCTCGGCATCCGCCGCGCCGATTTGCGCACCCTTGTCGGCTGTGGCGCCGCGGGGGCGATTGCCGCCGCCTTCGGCGCTCCCCTCGCCGGGTCGGCCTATGCGTTCGAACTAGTCATGGGCGTCTATACGATCGCGACGCTCGCGCCGATCGCAGTCGCTGCCTTTACCGGCAATCTGATCGCGCAGATTCTGGGGACGCAAGGGTTCATCGTGGCGATCAGCGTGCCTGATATCGATCTTGCCGACTATCCTTTCGCCTTGATCCTCGGGGTCATCTGCGCCGGCATCGGCGTTTTGGTGATGCAGCTCGTCACCTATTTCGAGCGCGCCGCGCGCCAGCCATGGCTGCCGGCGGAGGTGCGCCCCGTGGTCGGCAGCGCCCTCGTCGGCCTCCTTGGCCTC
Proteins encoded:
- a CDS encoding SPFH domain-containing protein: MAIARQVITSLQRDGTDMLGTRGVAIKIADDSIVSGSLLTVESNHFCVLKSRGAVLNVYETGQYALTTPDKPLIGSIVQGFFGGTSPWVFEVIYINRAKLLVRNSGIATSAEMAEMAYQVDYYIHVDTKEAALDLITHLPFNGNVIDTNEIAAYAGPAIEQAINQVVQVTKMEHINERINDIREGVKAHLADFLKIYGIMLNDLKVLILPKDERMRELISLQALGLTPIEAVRYYLALRMAEKGLVSAPNAAAGLPFSIGAQPIGTIGLGPDAGLSGAKGGS
- a CDS encoding DHA2 family efflux MFS transporter permease subunit — encoded protein: MSTQQSEGASLKNWIAVLAGMIGAFMAVLNIQITNASLLDIEGGIGTGVDNGAWISTSYLIGEIIVIPLSDYLSRVFSFRRYLLVNAILFALFSISCAFARDLPTMIALRGLQGFAGGVLIPMAFTMVLTKLPKPQQPIGLAIFALSATFAPAIGPTIGGFMTENYGWQTIFFINTVPSIAMVTALWLTLDREPMRLDRLRDGDWLGIATMAVGLAALQTVLEEGNKDDWFASPFILRLAIIAAVFLSAFIAIELRVAKPLVNLRLMKQRNFAIGIIANVLVGFALYGSVYVLPQYLGQVQHYNAEDIGKVLAWTGLPQLVLIPLVPMLMKRFDVRYLAAVGIAIFAVSCFMNTTLSLDSAGDQFFIPNIVRALGQAVVLAPVSAVTIAGIAPSDAGAASGLSNMLRNLGGAVGTATLATLLTKREQFHSNIIGQSITLTNEIVRQRIDQMTAYFMAHGVSDQAAATHQAIVALGSSVKRQALIMGFSDTFAVIGMLLALAAIVVLFARKVASGSGAAGAH
- a CDS encoding HlyD family secretion protein, with amino-acid sequence MTRHPGSLEIDRAISATEALGSALTESKSPVLPAAAHAAAPAAKKHVLRRLLLVCVGLGALAAAGVYARDYWTVGRFQIETDDAYVQADTTTIAPKVPGYIAQVLVGDNEPVKAGAVLARIDDRDYKVALQQAEADVAAAKAAIASKQAALETQASVIDSAKATVAVDAANETFAEQDDKRYSGLANAGIGAVRDAQSAVSRVAAAHASVERDQASLTSATKQVDQLKAELAQAQASLARAQAAEDQAKLNLSYTNIVAPVDGVVGNRTLRTGQYVQAGTQLMSVVPVSAAYIEANYKETQLTDVHPGQPVDIRVDMFPDRVYHGRVDSLSPASGQSFALLPPDNATGNFTKVVQRIPVKITLDDLSAADLRPGMSVIPSIDTKASAATKTVQANVKQNDL
- a CDS encoding TetR/AcrR family transcriptional regulator, giving the protein MTLADTREKRSRGRPQVRSDHDTRHLIADAARAEFMAQGYARTSMDNVAKSAGISKKTLYRLVPTKADLFQISVVDRIEQFMLAADSEGTKGQDVAAGLERIMIEFGMLTLSSDTIAILKLVIAESDRFPELATSFYALAIDRTYEAVERYLRKNCELGSIRLDDPHEAAGMLRGMMVMEPQRAAMLRHAPAPTREEIIARARRCVQVFLQGCAKEED
- a CDS encoding RidA family protein, encoding MSHVLGTMRLTSGLGACALAFVMWIAASVGAMAQSPPSAEARLKELGITLPVVPPPVANYVDAVRVGNLLFLSGNTAGADWKYKGKVGKDLSVQEGYDTAHQVALVMLAKVRVALGSLDRVKRVVKVFGMVNSAEGFGDQPKVINGFSDLMVDVFGDAGRHARSAVGMAGLPFNSAVEVEMIVEVGE
- a CDS encoding aspartate-semialdehyde dehydrogenase — encoded protein: MGFKVAIAGATGNVGREMLDILAERRFPVSEVVPLASSRSLGTEVSFGDKTLKCKVLENYDFSDTDICLMSAGGEVSKQFSPKIGAQGCVVIDNSSAWRYDADVPLIVPEVNADAVAGFTKKNIIANPNCSTAQLVVALKPLHDVAKIKRVVVSTYQSVSGAGKEGMDELFAQTRAVFVSDTVETKKFTKRIAFNVIPHIDVFMEDGYTKEEWKMMAETKKILDPKIKLTATCVRVPVFIGHSEAVNVEFENPITADEARDILREAPGCLVIDKRENGGYITPHESAGEDATYISRIREDATVENGLSFWCVSDNLRKGAALNAVQIAEVLLNRRLIAPKQKAA
- a CDS encoding MFS transporter; this encodes MIRPLAPISSAGAALHGVAEAHPRLSADTLRPYIGILGVLFGAIMSTLGSRVTSFGIADLRGGLHFSFDEGAWMTTSFGIGQMLIGVACPYLGAIFGVRRVLLQGILLFFTASLLAPLSPNLSAFLVAQFLCGVGSGTFIPLTISFIARSLPTRLIAYGIAVYAMNSELSQNVAASLEGWYSDHLSWRWIDWQYCLMMPLMFACVWYGIPREDIKTELRAQLDWPGIVYAGLGFSLLYAGLDQGNRLDWTNNGLVSGLLLSGGLVTLAFVVRELWVTHRPFLNLRLLLQHDLVFILIILAGFRFIILSTAYIIPNYLQSVQNFRELQVGSVLLWIALPQLVIVLPLGYLLSRVSGRWILCFGTAMVGTACLMATQLTSAWATNDFLTSQIIQAIGQSFALTALVWLAVQAISPADALTIGTLLQVSRMFGGEIGTAFMQTFVRVREQVHSNLIGLHVDGLASLTADRLAAYRAALATHTADLVVTTERATGLLAQAIAKQAAVLSYIDGFQAAAVGALMCMILAVALPSPEKTRA
- a CDS encoding HlyD family secretion protein — its product is MVDRTDTQTPQAATSRKRGSRWIFALLRVAFVVLAAWLAWYTAGHWNRWTGAARLESTDDSYVTGDVTPLSARVSGYIASVAVQDYQTVHKGDLIAEIDPSDYKAQLALAEANLAAAQASLANLANQKLVQNALIRQASANIQAVEADVQRYELEDERQHNLLKTGVAGTQQSVEQADANAKRSLAQKSLNEAQLDQQKALLASLDTQQKEIEAQIEAAQAQVTLATNNLNYTRIVAPVDGTVGQRQVRPGQFVNVGTQVIAVVPLPNIWVIANYKETQITHMRPGQNARITVDAYPDLALTGHVESWSPATGSTFALLPADNSTGNFTKVVQRVPVKVVLDPHPALGTLVRPGLSVEATIDTSTGPDDGAAAAKP